The nucleotide sequence AGGGATGTTACTGGTTTTCCGCTTTGCGGTGGCGCTGCGCGAACGCGACGCGCAACGCCGCCGACCGGGCGCGCACGAGCCCCGCCCGGTCCTGGGTGTTCGTAGCCACCATGCTTGTGGTTTGCCGGAAGGCACGCAAGACCTTGA is from Amycolatopsis mediterranei and encodes:
- a CDS encoding bacteriophage holin, which gives rise to MPYLPTAVLIVLGLAGLVVLLVRTVKVLRAFRQTTSMVATNTQDRAGLVRARSAALRVAFAQRHRKAENQ